The alpha proteobacterium U9-1i genome includes a region encoding these proteins:
- a CDS encoding phosphate starvation-inducible protein PhoH — MGESVAQLRKRAQRPGSPSRSEAATESTLTHHPNQFFDPPASGSGAASSPVRSKKEIAMAKRTAKRRQNVREGVLNVQEFQREDRRTRNLQVLDGGWQPANDGGRDQAFVKNVRPKSKGQTALMEAIDAHSLVLALGPAGTGKTYLAIAKAVEALESGKVGRIVLSRPAVEAGESLGYLPGAMEDKLAPYLRPLYDALTDRLSAKRLKALMAEGLIEIAPVGFMRGRTLNNAFVVIDEAQNCTYGQIKMLLTRLGWHSTMVVTGDPAQTDLLPDLSGLHAVADKLESVENIAVVRLGDVDIVRHPLVASMLGVL, encoded by the coding sequence GTGGGGGAGAGCGTGGCCCAATTGCGCAAGCGCGCACAACGCCCTGGCTCACCGAGCCGCTCCGAAGCGGCCACCGAATCGACTCTCACGCATCATCCAAATCAGTTTTTCGACCCGCCCGCTTCCGGCAGCGGCGCGGCATCCTCCCCTGTCCGGTCCAAGAAGGAGATCGCAATGGCGAAACGCACCGCCAAGCGCAGGCAGAACGTCCGCGAAGGCGTACTGAACGTGCAGGAATTCCAACGTGAGGACCGCCGGACACGCAACCTGCAGGTTCTGGATGGTGGCTGGCAGCCGGCAAATGACGGCGGCCGCGACCAGGCCTTCGTCAAAAACGTCCGCCCGAAATCAAAGGGCCAGACCGCGCTCATGGAAGCGATCGACGCGCATTCACTCGTGCTGGCGCTCGGCCCCGCCGGCACCGGCAAAACCTATCTCGCGATCGCCAAAGCCGTCGAAGCGCTTGAGAGCGGCAAGGTCGGCCGCATCGTTCTCTCGAGGCCTGCTGTCGAAGCCGGCGAATCGCTTGGCTATCTGCCCGGCGCGATGGAAGACAAGCTCGCCCCCTATCTGCGCCCGCTTTACGACGCGCTCACCGATCGCCTTTCCGCCAAGCGCCTCAAAGCGCTCATGGCTGAAGGTCTGATTGAGATCGCGCCGGTCGGCTTCATGCGCGGCCGTACGCTCAACAACGCCTTCGTGGTCATCGACGAAGCCCAGAACTGCACTTACGGCCAGATCAAGATGCTGCTGACGCGTTTGGGCTGGCATTCGACCATGGTCGTCACCGGCGACCCCGCGCAAACCGATTTGTTGCCGGATTTATCTGGCCTTCACGCTGTCGCCGATAAACTCGAAAGCGTCGAAAACATCGCCGTCGTCCGCTTGGGTGACGTCGACATCGTCCGCCATCCTCTTGTCGCCAGCATGTTGGGAGTGTTGTAG
- a CDS encoding carbonic anhydrase, family 3, with translation MPIYALADADLEVEDPEAYWVAPNAVLVGRVVLKRNASVWFGAVLRGDNEPIIVGENSNVQDCSVLHTDMGAPLTIGANVTIGHHVMLHGCTIEDEALIGIKSTVLNHARIGTQCLVGAHALVTERKVFEPGHLVTGVPARAARALEDQQKQLIKFSALHYVENWRRYKRDMRASKAE, from the coding sequence ATGCCGATTTACGCGCTCGCCGACGCCGACCTCGAAGTCGAGGATCCCGAAGCCTATTGGGTAGCGCCAAACGCGGTTCTGGTGGGGCGTGTGGTGCTGAAGCGCAATGCCTCGGTTTGGTTTGGCGCTGTGCTGCGCGGCGATAATGAGCCGATCATCGTGGGTGAGAATTCAAACGTTCAAGATTGCAGCGTGCTGCACACCGATATGGGCGCGCCGCTGACAATCGGCGCCAACGTGACAATCGGCCATCACGTCATGCTGCATGGCTGCACGATCGAAGATGAGGCGCTGATCGGCATCAAGTCGACGGTGCTCAATCATGCGCGCATCGGCACGCAATGCCTCGTTGGTGCGCATGCTTTGGTGACGGAGCGCAAGGTGTTCGAGCCAGGGCATCTGGTGACCGGCGTGCCCGCTCGCGCGGCGCGGGCGTTAGAGGATCAGCAAAAGCAGCTGATCAAATTCTCAGCGTTGCACTACGTGGAAAATTGGCGGCGCTACAAACGCGACATGCGCGCAAGCAAGGCAGAATAA
- a CDS encoding Bsl5585 protein has protein sequence MNANETARLGAYLSKLLGSPTVSVVSKSADLADVLVDGKSVAELLRDEDEGELSYSISLAVPRAPGAKKNAPIDEPERVRLQGALRQVLHAADLDVRARPRKTDSAEVYVHGEFVGTVSVDEDEGQVLTMSILDIDLDGE, from the coding sequence GTGAACGCCAACGAAACCGCGCGCCTCGGCGCCTATCTCTCGAAGCTGCTCGGCTCGCCCACCGTGTCGGTGGTGTCGAAAAGCGCTGACCTTGCCGATGTGCTGGTGGACGGGAAATCGGTCGCTGAACTCCTGCGCGACGAGGATGAGGGCGAATTGAGTTATTCGATTAGCTTGGCCGTGCCGCGCGCGCCCGGCGCCAAGAAAAACGCGCCCATAGACGAGCCGGAACGCGTTCGTTTGCAGGGCGCGCTGCGCCAGGTGCTGCATGCAGCCGATCTCGACGTGCGCGCGCGTCCGCGCAAGACGGATTCAGCGGAAGTGTATGTGCATGGCGAGTTCGTCGGCACGGTGTCGGTGGATGAGGACGAGGGCCAAGTGTTGACGATGAGCATTCTCGATATCGATCTCGACGGGGAGTGA